Proteins encoded in a region of the Panthera tigris isolate Pti1 chromosome B2, P.tigris_Pti1_mat1.1, whole genome shotgun sequence genome:
- the MPC1 gene encoding mitochondrial pyruvate carrier 1 isoform X2, which produces MKKSPEIISGRMTFALCCYSLTFMRFAYKVQPRNWLLFACHATNEVAQLIQGSRLIKYEMTKKASA; this is translated from the exons ATGAAAAAGTCTCCAGAGATTATCAGTGGGCGGATGACATTCG CTCTCTGCTGTTACTCCTTGACGTTCATGAGATTTGCCTACAAGGTGCAGCCTCGAAACTGGCTTCTCTTCGCCTGCCACGCCACAAACGAAGTCGCCCAGCTCATTCAGGGGAGTCGCCTTATCAAATACGA GATGACTAAAAAGGCATCGGCATaa
- the MPC1 gene encoding mitochondrial pyruvate carrier 1 isoform X1 — MAGALVRKAADYVRSKDFRDYLMSTHFWGPVANWGLPIAAINDMKKSPEIISGRMTFALCCYSLTFMRFAYKVQPRNWLLFACHATNEVAQLIQGSRLIKYEMTKKASA, encoded by the exons ATGGCGGGCGCGCTGGTGCGGAAAGCGGCGGACTATGTCCGGAGCAAGGACTTTCGGGACTACCTCATGAG TACG CACTTCTGGGGCCCTGTAGCCAACTGGGGTCTTCCCATTGCTGCCATCAATGACATGAAAAAGTCTCCAGAGATTATCAGTGGGCGGATGACATTCG CTCTCTGCTGTTACTCCTTGACGTTCATGAGATTTGCCTACAAGGTGCAGCCTCGAAACTGGCTTCTCTTCGCCTGCCACGCCACAAACGAAGTCGCCCAGCTCATTCAGGGGAGTCGCCTTATCAAATACGA GATGACTAAAAAGGCATCGGCATaa